From Acidobacteriota bacterium:
AGCACACTCGCACAGGCCTGCCGCAGGCGGCGGAAGGCGGCCGGTTGCCCCGGCAGGGTGATCCGCACCCAGGACTCCAGGTGGGGTTCGTCGAAGCGGCGCACGGCGATGCCCAGGCCCGCCAGTCCCTCCCACAGCCACCGTGCGCCCCCCGGTCCCGGCGGTCGGACCAGCAGGAAGTTGCCTTCCGAGGGTATGACCCGGCAGCCCAGGTCGCGCAACGCCGCCGCCAGGTCGTCGCGTTCCCGGCGCACCTGCGCGACGTGGGTCGCCTGCGGCTGGATCGCCCGTTCCGCCAGCGCCAGGGAAAGGGCCGAGCAGGGGTAGGGGTGGCCGACGCCCCGCAGAGCCTCGATCAGCGCCGCCGGTCCGGTGACCCAGCCCACGCGCAGGCCCGCCAGGCCCCGGGCCTTGGAGAAGGTGCGGCAGACCACCGCGTTGGGCAGCTTCCGGGCGCAGGCGGACAGGTCGGTGGCGGCGTATTCGCCGTAGGCCAGGTCCACCAGGAGCACGGCCCGCGGAGCCGCTTTCGACAGGCGAGCGAGGATCTCCGGCGCGCAGGTCAGGCCGGTGGGGTTGTTGGGAGAGACCACGGCGATCACCGCGGTCCGTTCGTCGATCCGGGAGAGCACCGCGTCGAGGGGCCACGGGCCCTCGAGCCAGGGCACCGCCACCGACTTCGCGCCGCAGCGCTGGACGTAGCGGTCGATCATGGTGAAGGTGGGCTGAGGGACGATCACCTGGCGGCCGCCGCCGGCGAAGGCGCGCACGACCCGCTCGATGGCGTCGTCGGCTCCGGCGGTGACCAGCACCTGCTCGGGAGCCAGCCCTTCCGCCCGCGCCAGGCGTCGGGTCAGCGGAGCGTCTTCCGGGTAGCGGCGGAGCAGCTCGGGCAGATCCTCGCCCTCCAGCCAGTCCCCGACCCCCGCGAGGGGCGGGCCCTCGTTGGCGTCCAGGCGCAGGTCGATCGGCTGGGGCGGGCGTGGTGGGCGACCGGCCGCAGGGGCGCTCATGGGACGATCTGCTCGGGGGCGGTGACCAGCACGTCGGTCCCGCCCCGGGCCTTGATTTCGGGGATCACCTCGGCGAGTCGATGGCGGGGCACCGCCGCCCTGACCGCGAAGCCGGCGCCCCCGTGGAGGGGCGCGAGGGTCGGCTCCCGCATGCAGGGCAGGGCCGCGATCACCGCGTCGAGACAGGCGGCGGGCACGTTGACCTCCACCAGCGCGCGGCTGCGGGCGGCGAGCACCGACTCCAGCACCACCACCAGGTGTTCGATGCGCCGCCGCCGGGCGGGGTCGTCGAGGGCCGCCGGGTGCGCGTAGAGTCCGGTGGACGACTCCATCAGCGTGTCGATCACCAGCAGGCCGTTGGCCGCGAGGGTGCCGCCGGTGGCGGTGTTGTCCACGATCAGGTCCGCGTCTTCGGGGGGGAAGACCTCCGTCGCCCCGTAGGTCCTCACGAAGCGTGCGTCGAGGCCCTCCCGGGCGATCCACCGGCGCGTCAGCCGCTCGTACTCGGAGGCGATGGTCAAGGGGTGCCCGCGCCACCGTTCGTCGGCCAGCAGGGCCCGGGGCGCCGCGGCCACCAGGCGCACCGGGTCGAGCCCCGTGTCCACCAGGCGCACCAGGTCAGCGTCCAGTTCGGCGACCCAGTCGGCCCCGGCGAAGCCCACGTCCCGCGAGCCATGGGCCAGCATCTCGACGATATTCTGGGGTTTGAGGAACTTGGCCTCGTAGCCGGCGAGGGACACGTGGGGGCGATAGCCCCGGGCGGTGGCCTCGACGCGGACACCGGCGGCGGCGAGCAGGTCGCAGACGCCTTGCTGCATGCGCCCCTTGGGCAGGGCCAGGCGCACCGGAGGAGGGTCGGGAAGGGCGGGCTGAGCGGGTACGGCCATCGGGGGATCTCCCATCGGGTTCCCGGGCCGGGCCGGCCGACATCCCCGCGAGCGTGAAACGCGAAAACGCCGGCCTGGGGCCGGCGCACGGGGTGGATCACGTCTTCAGCGCGAACTACACCAGCGGCCGTCCCCGATCGGGATGGCGATGATGCCGGTGCAGATGGTGCCGGTCGCGGTTCATCAGGCCGCGAACCTACAACGCCGGTGGCAGCCTGTCAATTTGAACTTTCTCGGGATAGTCTCTTCCCCGGCGAGGAGGCTGCACTTGGATCGGGGAAGCGAGAGTCGACGTTTCATCTCCTGGACGCTGGGCGTGTTCGCCCTGGCCCTGGCCCTGCGCCTGGCCTTCGTGCTGACCTCCGCCGACGCCCTCTACTACCAGCGCCTGGTGCTCGATTCGGCGACCTACCACCGCATCGCGGTCCATGGTGATCCTGCCGAGCCCTACTGGCAGCCGCCCCTCTACCCCTGGATGTTGCGCGGGGTCTATGCCCTGGTGGGGGAGCCTTCGCCGCCGGCCGTGCGGCTGCTGCAGGCCCTGGTCGGTGCCCTGGGGACCGTGTTGCTGGTCTGGCTGGTCCGCCTTTGGGGGGGCTCCCGGCGATCGGCCCTGCTGGCGGGGGCGGCGATGGCCGTCACGGGAAGCCTGATCTACTTCGACGGCGAACTGCTGCCGGCCTCGCCCGCCACGCTGCTCCTGCTGTCGTGGCTGGTCGTGCTCTCCTGGAAGGGGCCGGGTGAGAGTGTCGGGCGGCTGGGGCGGATGGTGCCGGCGGGGATCCTGCTGGGCCTGCTGGGCCTGATGCTGCCGGCGATGGTCTTTGCGGGTGCGGGCGCCCTGGCCTGGGTCTGGCGGCGGGAAGGCCTGGCGGCGGCACTGGTGCTGGCGGTGTGCGCGGCGATTCCCATCGCTCCGGTGACCATCCGCAACCAGACCTATGAACCCGACCTGGTGCCGATCTCGTGGAACGGCGGCGTGAACTTCTGGATCGGCAACAACCCGGACTATCCCCAGACCGTGGGCATCCGCCCCGGGATCCACTGGGGGCACCTGGTCGAGCGGCCCCGCTGCGAGGGGGGAGCCGCCAGCCGGGCGGCGGAATCGGCCTGGTTCTTCCGTCAGGGCCTGGCGTACATCACTTCCGAGCCGCTGGCCTGGCTCGGTGACGTCGCGCGCAAGGCGGCGGCCAGCGTGTCGATCAGGGAGATCGGCCGCAACCGCAACCCCTACGACGCCCGGGACGAGTCCCCCGTGATGGCGGTGCTGCTCGGTCCGCCGGGCTGGCCGTTCCTGTTGATCCTGCCGGCCTTCGCCGCCGGGCTCGCGGTGCTGGCGCGTCGTCGGGAGATTCCCTGGCTTCCGCTGCTGGTGGTCGGTGGCGTGCTGCTGGCGGGGGTGGTGTTTTTCCCCACCGCTCGTTACCGGGTGCCGGCGCTTCCGCTGATGATCGCCATCGCGGCGCTGGGCCTGCCCGCGCTGCGCCTGTCCGACCTGGCGCCGGCGGTCATCGCCCTGGGGCTGGGGCTGTTTCCGCCGGGGATTCCCGAGATTCCGCGCTGGGAGACCTACTACGAGATCGCCGTGGATCTCAGCCAGGACGGCAAGGCCGCCGAGGCCCTGCCCCTTTTCCGGCAGGCCCTGGCCCTCGATCCGGACAACGCGGACATCCACCTGGCCTACGGCCTGGCCCTGGGGCGCTCGGGGCAGACGGAGTCGGGCCGTGAGCACCTGCTGCGGGCCACGGAACTGGATCCCGGCGCCGACATCGCCTGGCAGGCCCTGGGAGCCGCCGCCCGGACCGACCAGGACCTCGACCTGGCCCGGGAGTACCTGGAAAAGGCGGTGGAGGCCGATCCCTGCAATCAGCGGCACCGGGCTTCCCTGGCCCAGGTGCTGATGGACCAGGGTTACTACCGCGGGGCGCGCAAGCATCTCGAGATGGCGCGACGGGTCTATCCCCGCCGGGACCGCCTGGTGGAACGGGCCACCGAGCGCCTCGACCGTCTCGAGGGCGGGGGGCGGCGTCAGCCCTGAGGGGCCGGGGGCGTCGCCCGGCCGGCCGGCACCTCCACCCGCTGGTGGATCTCTCTCGAGCGGCTCCCGTCCACCGGGCGGACGGTGGCGCTGACCTGCAGGGTGCGGCTGGTGGCGCCCAGGGGCAGTTCGAGGTGGAAGGGCCCCACTTCTCTTCGCTCGCTGGGGCGCAGGAGTCCTGCCGAGCCGGTCATGGACCGCAGAGCGGGCCGGCCCACGATCAGCGCGACCTCCGGCTCCTCCCCGCGGGAGACGTCGAGCAGGACCTGCTCGAGGCTGAGGGTTTCGAGGCCGCGATTGTCCAGCGCCAGCCAGGCTTCGAGCTGGACTCCAGGGCCGACGCGGATGATTTCGGCGCGTACCTCCAGGCGGACTTCGAACCCGCCGTCGGCGCGGGCCGGGGCAAGGAAGTGGAAGGCGAGCATGGCGGCAGGGTAGATCGCCAACAGCGCCGTGAGCACCACAAGGCGCCAGACCGTGCCCCGCATCCTGGCAGCTCCTCTTTTGCGGCTCTCACTCTCTCCCCTCCCGCGCGTCTTGCCGCACCTTAGCACGGAAATACGGGGTAGAATGGCGGCCGCTGGAAACAGCAGAGGACGATTGTGGACCGCGCCGGGCTCTTGTCCACCTGTCGGGAAGATGCGGGAGCGCGGGCCAGACGGGGTGAAGCCATGCCAGTGTCCATCGGTCTGATGGGGTTCGGGAGAATCGGCCGCAACATCTTCCGCATTCTTTCCCGATCCGACGAGTTCCGTATCGGTGCGATCTGCGACATCGCCGATCACGAGGCCCTGACCTACCTGCTCAAGTACGACACGATTCTCGGCCGCTTTCCCGACGAGTTGACCTATCGGGACGGCCACCTCTACACCTGGGGCAAGGAAATCCCGCTGCTTTCGGCCCGGGATCCGGGTGACGTGGACTGGTCGGAGTACGGGGTGGACTACGTGGTGGAGGCGGTGGGGCGGCCGCGTTCGCGGTCGGAATGCGAGCGGCACCTCGAAAAGGGCGCCCGGCGCGTCTTCCTCTGCGTGCCGCCGATCGAGAAGCCCGACGTCTCCATCGTCTACGGGGTCAACAATCACATGCTCGGCCCCTCCCACAAGATCATCTCCAACGCTTCCTGTACGGCCCACTGTGCCGCGCCGATTCTCAAGGTCCTCGATGGGGCCTTCGGTCTCGAGCGGGTCCACATGACCACGACTCACGCCTACACCAGCGCCCAGCGCCTGGCGGACGTGCCGGGCTTCGACCTGCGATCCTCCCGCGCCGCGGCCGAAAACATCGTGCCCTCCGAGACCAACGCCGCGGCGGTGCTCGACGAGGTGCTGCCGGATCTCGCCGGCCGCTTCCACTCTTCCTCCCTGCGGGTGCCGGTGCCCAACGGCTCGATCGTCGACATGACCTTCTGGGCCGGACAGCGGCTGACCCGGGGCGGAATCAACGAGGTGATGCGCACGGCGGCATCGGGGCCCTTCGAGGGCATCATCGAGTTCATGGAAGACCCGATCGTCTCCAGCGACGTGGAGAACAGTCCCTACTCGTCTGTCTTCGATTCCCTGGCCACGATGGTCCAGGAGGGCAGCAACCTGGGCAAGGTCATCGCCTGGTTCGACAACAGCTGGGGCTACACCCTGAGGTTGATCGAGTTGGTGGAACTGGCGGCCGAGATGGACGGCAAGCTGAGCGGAGGTGTGGCATGAGAGTCGCGATCAACGGCTTTGGGCGCATCGGTCGCGCGGTCTTCCGCATCATGAGCCACCGCGACGACACCGAGGTGGTGGCGATCAACGACCTCTACGATCCGCGCATGCTGGCCTACCTGCTCAAGTACGACACGGTGATGGGTCCGTTCGCCCGTCCCATCGACTACACCGACGATGCGCTGGTGATCGATGGCCGGCAGGTACGGCTGACCCGGGAGCGGGACCCGCGCGCACTGCCCTGGAAAGAGCAGGAAATCGACCTGGTGATCGAGGCCACCGGTGTCTTCCGCACCCGGGACAAGATCCAGCAGCACCTGGAGGCCGGCGCGGGGCGGGTGATTCTGACGGTGCCGCCGAAAGACGACGTGGACGCGATCGTGGTGCTCGGTGTCAACGACGAGGTGCTGGCCCCTGAACATCGCATCGTTTCCAACGCTTCGTGCACCACCAACTGCCTGGCCCCGGTGGCCAAGGTGCTGCACGACAGCTTCGGCATCGAGCGGGGTTTTATGACCACGGTCCATGCCTATACCAACGACCAGCGGCTGGCCGACGTGCCCCACAAGGATCACCGTCGGGCCCGGGCCGCGGCGCTGAACATCATTCCCACCACCACCGGCGCCGCCCGGGCGGTGGGCAAGGTCCTGCCCGACCTGGCGGGCAAGCTCGACGGTATGGCGATGCGGGTGCCGGTTCCCGACGGCTCGGTGGTCGACCTGGTGGTCGAACTGTCCCGGGACACCTCGGCCGAAGAGATCAACGCGGCGATGGCCGCCGCCGCCGCGGGACCGCTCAAGGACGTGCTCGAGTACACCGAGGAAGAACGGGTTTCCTCCGACATCATCGGTAACCCCCACTCCTCGATCTTCGACGCGCTCTCGACCCGCATGGTCGGCCCGCGGCAGGCCCGGGTGTTGTCCTGGTACGACAACGAATGGGGCTATTCCCACCGTGTCGTCGACCTGGCCGTTCGCCTGGACCGCCTGGCCGGCTAGGAGCGCCTCATGGCCAAGCGAATCGGCGTCCTCACCGGTGGGGGCGATGTCCCCGGCCTGAACGTGGTGATCAAGACCCTCACCGCCCGCATGGAAGATGCGGGCTGGGAGGTGATGGGTCTCAAGCGGGGCTGGGCGGCGCTGCTGCACGCCGGCCCCGGCTCTCCCTTTCCCGGCTCGGACTGGACTGTTCGCCTGACCCGCCAGAACACACGCACCATCGACCGTACCGGCGGGACGATGCTCCATTCCTCGCGGACCAACCCGATGGCGGTGGCCGCGGGCGAGATCCCGCCCCACCTCAAGGGCCGGGGCAAGCCGCTCGAAGACGGCAAGGTCGACCTGACCGACGTGGCGATCCGCACGGTGGAGACCCTGGGCCTCGACGTGCTGGTGGCCATCGGCGGCGACGATACGCTCTCCTTCGCCCGCCGCCTCGATGAAGAGGGGCTGCCGGTGATCGGCATCCCGAAGACCATGGACAACGACGTCTTCGGTACCGACTACTGCATCGGCTTTTCCACCGCCGTCTCGCGCAGCGTGAACATGATCACCGACCTGCGTTCCCCCGCCGGCTCCCACGAGCGTTTCCTGGTGGTCGAACTCTTCGGCCGGAATTGCGGCGAGACTTCGCTGATGGTTTCCCTGCTCTGTGCCGCCGATCGGGCGCTGATCTCCGAGGTTCCCTTCGACCCGGATCGAGTGGCCGAGTTGATCCTGCGCGACAAGCGGGACAACCCGAGTAACTACGCCCTGATCACCGTCTCGGAAGGGGCGCGGATCGAGGGCGGAGAGGTGATCGAAAGCGGTGAGCCCGACGCCTTCGGGCACAAGAAACTCGGTGGCATCGGCAGGTGGCTGTCGGAGTTTCTCAAGGAGAAGACCCGGGAAGGGACGGTCTATCAGTCCCTGGCCTACCTGATGCGCTCGGGTCCGGCCGATTCCCTGGACAAGCTGGTGGCGATCAACTTCGCGCGCATCGCCGCCGACCAGGTGGTGCGCGGCGAGACCGGTCGGCTGGTCGCCGTGGACCAGGGGCTCTACACGACCCGGGAGATCTCCATCGTCGGGGCGGGCGTGCGGCGGGTCAACGTGGAGCGTTACTACGACGTCGAGGCGTACCGGCCGAAGCTGGGCTCGGTGATCGGTCATCCCCTCTTTCTCGAATAACCAGCCGCGAGGCCTGTTGCATGAAGCGCTCTGCTCTCTTTTTGATGCTGGCCGTACTGTCTGCGCTGCCCGCCCTGCTGCTGCGTTTCGGCCTCGGCGCCCACCCCGATCATGGGCGGCGCTTGATCGTCTTCGCCGGGGGGGAATTGAGCGGCGCCTCGGCGGCGTTGATCTTCGGCCTGGGGGTGCTGGCCGGCGCCTTCATGATCTCCTGGTCCGCCGAGCTGCTTCAGCTCGACCTGAGCCAGAACCTGGCCATCGCCATCATCGCCCTGGTCACGGTGCTGCCCGAGTACACGGTGGACATCTACCTCTCCTGGACCGCCGCCACGGTTCCGGAGAACGTCCCCCTCGCCCTGGCCAACATGACCGGCGCCAACCGGCTGCTGATCGGTCTCGGCTGGCCGATGGTCCTGGCGGCCGTGATCTGGAAGGGGAGAGGCCGGCATATCGAACTGGAGCCCGCCCGCTGGGGTGAACTGCTCTTCCTCGGTGCGGCGACGGTCTACTCCCTGGTGATCCCCCTCAAGGGCACCCTGACCTTGTGGGATACGGCGATCCTGGGATTGATCTTCGTGCTCTACATCCGTTACGTGGCCCGGCAGGAGGTGGTCGAGCCCGATCTCGAGGGTCCGGCGGCGCTCTTTGCGGCCTGGTCCGTCGGCTCGCGGCGGCTGGTCACCGGCGGCCTCTTCCTCTTCGCCGCCGTCACCCTCTTCGCCTCTGCCGAGCCCTTCGCCGAGGGGCTGAAGTTCGCCGGGGAGGGGTGGGGCATCAGCGAGTTCCTGATGATCCAGTGGATCGCGCCCCTGGCCAGTGAGTCTCCCGAGTTCCTCATCGCCCTGATCTTCACCCTGCGGGGCGCGAGTACGGCCGGACTCGGCGCGCTGGTCTCGAGCAAGGTCAACCAGTGGACGCTGCTGGTGGGGATGATCCCCCTGGCCTACATGCTGGGCCTGCTGGCCTCGGGTCAGCAGGCGGCCGTTTTCCCCCTCGGGCCCCGCCAGCAGGGCGAGGTCCTGCTCACCGCCGCCCAGTCCTTTTTCGCCGTGGTGGTGATTCTCGACCGTCGCTTCAGCGTGCGGGATGCGGTGCTGCTAGCCACCCTCTTCATCGCTCAGCTGGGGATCACCATCGGCATCGAGGAAATGGTGGATCCCGCCCGCCAGATGGCGCTCTTCCACACCGAAAAGATCATCTTCTCGATTCTCTACTTCGTCCTGGGCGGCGCGTGGCTGGTCCGGCAGTGGCACCATCTGCCGGCCTTGCTCAAGCTGGTCTGGGAAGCCGAGCGCTAGCAGCCCGCCGGAATCCCGGCCCCCGCCTCGAAAAGACCTTGTCCCCGGGCTGCCGCGGCGCGCCTCCGTCTGGGCGTGAGTTTGTTCACCCTGTTTCGGGGCGAAATCCCCCGTCCGGCAAGGCTTTTCAGGGGTTGACCCAGCCGCCTCGGGGACCGATCTTGCCCAGCAGGGATCAGGCAATCAGCAGAGGTCGACAAGGGAATGCGGCTGATAACACTGGGATCGGCGTCGGTCGGCTACGGAAAGTCGTTCGTCGCAGTCGCGCTGGGGGCGAGCCTGGCTCGCCGGGGCGTGACGACCTGCCTGGTCGATCTCGACCTGGGCACCGCCGACCTGCACCTGATGACCGGCCGCCCCGACGCCCGGCGCAGCGTGCATGATCTACTGCGGGGCCGGGCTTCCTCCCTCGAGGAGGTGATGGAGCCGATTCCCGGCATCGCAGGCCTGCACCTGGTGGCCGGTCCCCGGGAGACGGTCGCGGTCAGTGGCCTCTCTCCCGGAGAGATCGCCCGCCTGGGCTCGGAAATGCGCCGCCTGCCGGTGGACGTGGTGATCGCCGACCTCCAGGCGGGGGTGGGGCAGCCCTTGCTCGACCTCTTTCTCCTCGGAGACCATCACTGGGTGGTGACGACCAACGACGAGGCCGCCCTGGCCGATGCCGAGCGTTTCCTGCGGCTGGCCCGCCTGCGCCGCACCGCCCGGGGGACGGCCGGTCGACCGTCCCGGCGGCCGCGGGTCTACACCTCCCTCGATGATCTGGTGCGGGACATGAACTCCCTGCGCCAGGAGATCTCGCCGGCCCAGGACACGGGTTTCGCCCCCGGCCTGGTGATCAATCGCTGCCGGCCCGATCAGCCCAGCGCCGAGTCCCGGCTGATCGACGGCCTGTTCGAGGGCAAGGATCCCATCGACGAACCGCCCCTGATCGGGATGATTCCCGATGATCCCGCCGTCGCGGGTCCGGGTCCGCGCCCGTTGAGCAACCTGCCGGTACACGGCCCGGCCATGCGCGCCGCGGCGGAGATCGCCCGGGCCCTGGCCGAGGATCTGGCCGGCGATCTGCCCGGGGCCGAGGACATCGGCTCCCATCGTCGCGAGCCCCTCATCGTCTGAGGGGTTTAGAATGGCCGCCCCCCGGAGGGGTGGCCGAGCGGTTTAAGGCAACGGTCTTGAAAACCGTCGTGCGTGAGAGCGCACCGTGGGTTCGAATCCCACCCCCTCCGCCAGCGGTTCTTGGCTACCAGTTCTCCGCCAGCACCTCGAAGTGGGCCTGGGGGTGGGCACAGGCCGGGCACACGTCCGGCGCGTGCTCACCCTCGTGGACGTAGCCGCAGTTGCGGCAGCGCCAGGTGACCTTCTCCGGCCTGGCGAACACCGTCCCCGCCTGCAGGTTGGCCAGCAGACCCCGGTAGCGCCGCTCGTGTTGGCGCTCGGCGATGGAGATCGCCTCGAAGGTCCTGGCGATGGCCTCGAAGCCCTCCTCCCGGGCGGTGCCGGCGAACTCGGGGTAGAGCCGTTGCCACTCTTCCTGTTCGCCGGCGGCCGCCGCCTCCAGGTTTTCCTCCGTGGTGCCGATGGTGCCCGCGGGAAAGGTGGCGGTGATCGGCACCATCCCGCCCTGCAGGAACTTGAAGAAGCGCTTGGCGTGTTCCCGCTCCTGGGCGGCGGTTTCGGTGAAGATGTCCGCGATTTGCACCAGGCCTTCCTTGCGGGCCTTGCCGGCGAAGTAGTCGTAACGGTTACGGGCTTGGGATTCGCCGGCGAAGGCCGTCAGCAGGTTCTGCTCGGTTCGTGTGCCGCCGAGGCGCTTCATGTCGTGTCTCCTCCTGGGGGGGGGTTACAGCGCTTTCATGAATGCCACCAGGGCCGCCTTCTCGTCGGGGCTCAGCTCGAGGCCCTGGATCAGGTTGAAGAATTCCACCGTGTCTTCGAGCGTCAGCAACCGGCCGTCGTGCAGGTAGGGCGGCGAGTCCTTGATGCCCCGCAGGGGGAAGGTCTTGATCGGGCCGTCGCCCACGGCTTTCAGGCCGTTGATCATCTGCGGTTCGAAGAAACGCTCGGTCTTCAGATTATGCATCAGGTTGTCGGTGTAGTAGGGGGGCGTGTGGCAGGAGGAACAGCGCGCCTTGCCGAAAAAGAGGCTCTGCCCGGCGAGTTCTTCGGCGGTGGCCTGCTCGGGATCGAGCTTGCCGTAGATGTCGAGTTTGGGGGCGGGCGGGAAGTCGAGCAGGGCTTCGAATTCGGCCATGAAGTGCACCTGGCTGGCTCGCTCGAGAATGTTGACCCCCTTCTTGGTGGCGATAACGGGGTCGCCGTCGAAGTAAGCCGCCCGCTGCTCGAACTCGGTGAAGTCCTCGACGGTCTTCAGGGCACGCTGGGAGCCGAACAGGCGCTGCACGTTGACGCCGCGCAGGGTCGGGGTGTCGATGCGGTGACGGAACTCCTGGGGGCGGATGTCGCCCACCAGGTGGGTGGCGGCGTTGGTGTGGCCGTTGACGTGGCAATCGAAGCATGTCACGCCCCGGCTCGGCCGCTCACTGCGGCGATCGTCGGTGGCGTTGAACTGCTGCTGGGGGAAGGGGGTGACCAGCAGGCGGAGGCCCTCGAGCTGCTTGGGGTTGAGGATGCCGTTGAACAGCGCGAAGTAGTTGTCGAGGGTCACGACCTTGCCCTGGGAGACGTCACCCAGGTCGGTGCGCGTGGTGAGGTAGATCGCCGGCGGATACTCCGGGAGGAAGTGGTCCGGCAGGTCGTAGTCCAGGTCGAAGCGCGCCAGGTCCACGCCGGTCTGGCGGCGAATCTCGTCGATGTGATAGCGGGGGAAGACCATGCCGCCTTCCGCGTGGTGGGGGTGGGGCAGGGGCAGGAAGCCGGCCGGGAAGAGGTTTTTCGCGCGGATCTCCGCGGGGCTCATCGCGGCCAGCTCTTCCCATGTCAGACCTTCGGGCAGGCGCACCCGGACTCCGCCCTGGAGCGGCTTGCCCCGGGACATGGTGACGCCCTCCGCGGGCCGATCGGCCAGATCGTAGCGCTGGGCGAGGA
This genomic window contains:
- a CDS encoding rubrerythrin family protein — protein: MKRLGGTRTEQNLLTAFAGESQARNRYDYFAGKARKEGLVQIADIFTETAAQEREHAKRFFKFLQGGMVPITATFPAGTIGTTEENLEAAAAGEQEEWQRLYPEFAGTAREEGFEAIARTFEAISIAERQHERRYRGLLANLQAGTVFARPEKVTWRCRNCGYVHEGEHAPDVCPACAHPQAHFEVLAENW
- a CDS encoding cytochrome B6, translated to MPAALILGAGLLLTTPLAISGDQAPATSYAPVVMQESLEATMARMKADKSSVMARQAELLAQRYDLADRPAEGVTMSRGKPLQGGVRVRLPEGLTWEELAAMSPAEIRAKNLFPAGFLPLPHPHHAEGGMVFPRYHIDEIRRQTGVDLARFDLDYDLPDHFLPEYPPAIYLTTRTDLGDVSQGKVVTLDNYFALFNGILNPKQLEGLRLLVTPFPQQQFNATDDRRSERPSRGVTCFDCHVNGHTNAATHLVGDIRPQEFRHRIDTPTLRGVNVQRLFGSQRALKTVEDFTEFEQRAAYFDGDPVIATKKGVNILERASQVHFMAEFEALLDFPPAPKLDIYGKLDPEQATAEELAGQSLFFGKARCSSCHTPPYYTDNLMHNLKTERFFEPQMINGLKAVGDGPIKTFPLRGIKDSPPYLHDGRLLTLEDTVEFFNLIQGLELSPDEKAALVAFMKAL